In Panacibacter microcysteis, the genomic stretch GAGGACTGGCCGAACCAATGCCGCCCAAAGATTTGCAGTACAAGAGTGCGACGCAACAAAAGATGAGCAAAGAAAAAGCAGCCGGGTTCATAAAAAATCTCTAACTGAAATTAAACTTGTTATGGCTATTGTTGATCTGGTAATGCCTAAACTGGGTGAAAGTATTATGGAAGCCACCATTTTAAAATGGCACAAAAAACCCGGTGATAGTGTAAAAATGGACGAGACTGTTCTCGAAATTGCTACTGATAAAGTAGATAGTGAAGTGCCTTCTACTGCTGCAGGCACTATAAAAGAACTGCTCTTCAAGGAAAATGATGTAGTAGCAGTGGGTGCGGTGATTGCACAAATAGAAACAACTGTGGGTGCGGTTTCCGCAGTTCCGGAACCGGAAATAACGCCGCAACCTGCAGAGTCTGTAACTGAAGAAGCAGAAATACCTTATACACCTGCACAGGTGAATACCGCAAATATGAATGGAAATGGTGGCGCTAATCGTTTTTACTCACCACTTGTACTGAATATTGCGGGTAGTGAAGGTGTTGCGCTGGCAGAACTGGAAAGCATTCACGGATCGGGAAATGAAGGGAGGGTTACCAAAAAAGATATCCTGCAATATGTAGAGGATAAAAAGAGCGGCAAAGTAAAGCCTGCGGCTACGGTTATTGCTGCACCGCCTGCAGCACCTAAAGCTGAGCCGGTAGCGCCGGCACCTGCAAGGATGGAACAACCGGCTGTTAAACCAGCTATCGTTCCAGATTACACTGGCGCCAATGTAGAAATTATAGAAATGGATCGTATGCGTAAAGTAATTGCTAAACACATGGTGGATAGCAAGCACACGAGCCCGCATGTAACAAGTTTTGCTGAAGCTGATGTAACCAATATGGTACTGTGGCGGGAGCAGGCAAAGAAAGAATTTGAGAGAAGAGAAAATACCAAACTGACTTTTACGCCGCTTTTTATTGACTGTATTGTAAGGGTGATGAAAAAATACCCGATCATTAACAGTTCGGTTGACGGTGAGCGGATCATTATTAAAAAAGACCTGAACATTGGTATGGCTACTGCTTTACCAAGTGGCAACCTGATTGTCCCGGTAATCAAAAATGCCGATTATTTAAACCTGGTGGGCTTGAGCAAACAGGTAAATATGCTGGCAGAAAACGCCAGGAACAACAAATTAAGACCTGACGATACACAAGGCGGCACTTTTACACTTACCAACGTGGGCACATTTGGCAGCCTGATGGGCACCCCCATCATTAACCAGCCACAGGTGGCGATTCTTGCGGTTGGCGCCATCAAAAAGCGGCCGGTGGTAATTGAGACACCGCAGGGTGACACTATTGGCATAAGGCACATGATGTATCTTTCTTTAAGTTACGATCACAGAATCGTAGACGGAAGTGCAGGGGCATCTTTTCTTACAGCGGTTGCCAGGGAATTTGAAGCATGGGATACAGAACGAAACTGGTAGTTAAATTACGCAAGACTATAAAAAGAAAAGTCCCGGCCAGCCGGGACTTTTCTTTTTAAAAGGCATTTCTTATTGCACACCTTTTCCCTTTGGTCTTGGGTATTTTACTTTTACGACTTTCTTTTTACCCGTTTGCGTTGCAGGGTTGATAACAGTATCTGTACTTATTCCCGCCTGGGATTGTACAACCGCAGACTCTACAGCCGCAGGTTTTACTGATGTTTTTTCCTCTTTGCTGCAGGACATAATGGTTAATGCGACAAAGGCGGACAGCGATAGTAATTTTTTCATGGTTTTTGGTTATTCAATAAGTGTGGGCATATTTTGCTCACCTCTTTTAAACGAAAACCAGTGTGGGAAAATTACGGCGGCTGCTTACTAACCGGTTTAATTTGCATTAAAAAACCGCTGTATAAATTAAGAAAATCTATATCTGAGAACGTTTTATCCGGATATTGGAATAACAATGACGCCTAGTTGTATTATGAATTGATTATCAATGATATATGATGTACTCTTTCGTTGGCACAGGGTTTGGCTTATTATAATTGTCCGTTTATTAATCCGAAACTCTTAAAGACACCGATACCCTTTAGAAAACGCCGTACCCTGAAAGCCTGATAACCCTGTTACAAACTATGCACCCTTTCACAAATTATTGAACCTTCCCACGGGAAGGTTTTTTCTTTTTGATACCAGCGTTTTTATACAGCAACTGCCTGCCACGTGACGGTGATAAACAATTGGCTATGTTTTTGGTTACACACCTGCATGCAACTGATTGAATTCACAGACAAAGGCTTGTATTGTGCGCCCGGCAATTTTTACATTGATCCGTGGAAACCGGTGGACAAAGCGATCATTACGCATGCACATAGTGACCATGCCAGGTGGGGAAGCAAACAATACCTCTGTCACCACTACACCAAACCTTTATTACAGGCCAGGTTAGGCGACAATGTGTACGAAAGTATTGGATGGAATGAATCAATCCGGTTGAACGAGGTAACTGTTTCGCTGCATCCGGCGGGTCATATTATCGGCTCATCGCAGGTAAGGGTCAGTTACAAAGACGAGGTGTGGGTTGTAAGCGGTGATTATAAAACAGAAACAGACCATATCAGTGGTGTTTTTGAACCGGTACAGTGTCACGCGTTTATAACTGAATCCACCTTTGGTTTACCCATCTATAACTGGATGCCCCAGGAGAGTATCTACGAGAAGATACGCAACTGGGTCATCGCCAATAAAGCTGCCGGGAAAACGTCTGTTTTGATTGCATACAGCCTGGGGAAAGCGCAACGGGTATTGAAAGCGCTGGAACCATTACAGGAAAAGATTTATGTACACGGGGCTATATGGAACATGCATCAGGCATTATTATCAGCAGGTATACTGATGCCGGCCGTGGAGCGTGTGACACCGGAAACTACGAAAGATGATCTCAAGGCAGGCATCGTAATAGCACCGCCCGGGGCAGACGGCTCTCCCTGGATGAAAAGAATGGAACCGTATGCCGTAGGCATGTGCAGCGGGTGGATGCAGGTACGTGGCAATGTGCGCAGGAGAAATGCAGATGCGGGTTTTATTTTAAGCGATCATGCTGACTGGAAAGGTTTGTTAGCCGCCATCAGGGCAACACGGGCCGAAAAGGTTTTTGTAACACACGGATTTCAGTCTACGCTTAGCCGCTATCTGAATGAACAGGGTATTTATAGTGCAGAGGTGAAAACAGAATATGGTAATGATGATGAAGAAGCAGTGAATGATACAGGCATAGTGGAACCCCACGACGATCAAATAAATGCGGAACTATGAAACAATTTTCAGCGCTGGTACAGGTACTTGGAACTTCCACAAAAACCACTGATAAGCTAAATGCGTTGTCACAGTATATGCAGGAGGCCGGCGGTAAAGATAAGGTATGGGTAATAGCGTTATTCAGTGGCAGAAGACCCAGGCGAATCATCAACTCCACAAGGCTGGCGGAATGGTGCTGCGAAATTGTAGATATTCCGTTCTGGTTATTCGAAGAAAGCTATCATACAGTGGGTGACCTGGGCGAGACAATTGCACTGCTGCTGCCAGACATTGTAACAACTGAAGTGCAGGAAGAACATGATCTTGCTTACTTTCTTGAAAAAATTATTGCGCTGGAAAAAGCAGAGGAAGCGCAAAAGAAAACATTCATTACTGACCAGTGGATGCGAATGACAAAAGAGGAAAGATTTGTTTTTAACAAGTTGCTTACCGGCGGTTTCAGAATTGGTGTTTCGCAGAAAATGATGGTCAACGCCCTTGCTAAAACAGTTGACACTGATGCAGCAGTGATTGCGCACCGGATAAGCGGAAACTGGGATCCTTCGAGCATTGTATTTGAAGATCTGCTGAGTGATGAAAATGGCAGCCTGGATAACTCAAAGCCTTACCCTTTTTACCTTGCTTATGCACTCGAAACAGCGCCTTCTGCTTTGGGTGAGCCATACGAATGGCAGGCCGAATGGAAATGGGATGGTATCCGCGGACAGATGATCAGGCGAAACGATGAGTTTTTTGTGTGGAGCCGTGGGGAAGAACTGATGACAGAAAAATTTCCCGAGTATGAAGTGTTGCAATCCGGTTTGCCTAATGGTATTGTGATCGATGGCGAAATAATGCCATTCAGGAAAGATGAGCACACCTCTCTCACAGACAGTAATGTTGCCGTGTTACCTTTCTCTGTTTTACAAACACGCATCGGCAGAAAAAATGTTACAAAAAAACAATTGCAGGAAGCGCCTGTAGCCTTCTTTGCCTATGACCTGCTTGAATACAATGGAGAAGATATACGTTATAAGCCGCTTGCAGAGAGAAGAGCATTGCTGGAAGAGGTTGTAAGTAAAGCCGGTAACGTTATACTACAGCTATCACCGGTAATCAACT encodes the following:
- a CDS encoding ATP-dependent DNA ligase codes for the protein MKQFSALVQVLGTSTKTTDKLNALSQYMQEAGGKDKVWVIALFSGRRPRRIINSTRLAEWCCEIVDIPFWLFEESYHTVGDLGETIALLLPDIVTTEVQEEHDLAYFLEKIIALEKAEEAQKKTFITDQWMRMTKEERFVFNKLLTGGFRIGVSQKMMVNALAKTVDTDAAVIAHRISGNWDPSSIVFEDLLSDENGSLDNSKPYPFYLAYALETAPSALGEPYEWQAEWKWDGIRGQMIRRNDEFFVWSRGEELMTEKFPEYEVLQSGLPNGIVIDGEIMPFRKDEHTSLTDSNVAVLPFSVLQTRIGRKNVTKKQLQEAPVAFFAYDLLEYNGEDIRYKPLAERRALLEEVVSKAGNVILQLSPVINFNSWQKLAEERDKSRSINAEGIMLKRKSSAYQVGRKVGDWWKWKIDALTIDAVMIYAQKGHGRRSNLYTDYTFAVKDGDKLVSFTKAYSGLTDKEFAQVDAFVKRNAIEKFGPVRTVKPELVFEIAFEGIAASNRHKSGVALRFPRIHRWRRDKKAAEINTLDDLKKMLELYGK
- a CDS encoding ligase-associated DNA damage response exonuclease — its product is MQLIEFTDKGLYCAPGNFYIDPWKPVDKAIITHAHSDHARWGSKQYLCHHYTKPLLQARLGDNVYESIGWNESIRLNEVTVSLHPAGHIIGSSQVRVSYKDEVWVVSGDYKTETDHISGVFEPVQCHAFITESTFGLPIYNWMPQESIYEKIRNWVIANKAAGKTSVLIAYSLGKAQRVLKALEPLQEKIYVHGAIWNMHQALLSAGILMPAVERVTPETTKDDLKAGIVIAPPGADGSPWMKRMEPYAVGMCSGWMQVRGNVRRRNADAGFILSDHADWKGLLAAIRATRAEKVFVTHGFQSTLSRYLNEQGIYSAEVKTEYGNDDEEAVNDTGIVEPHDDQINAEL
- a CDS encoding dihydrolipoamide acetyltransferase family protein codes for the protein MAIVDLVMPKLGESIMEATILKWHKKPGDSVKMDETVLEIATDKVDSEVPSTAAGTIKELLFKENDVVAVGAVIAQIETTVGAVSAVPEPEITPQPAESVTEEAEIPYTPAQVNTANMNGNGGANRFYSPLVLNIAGSEGVALAELESIHGSGNEGRVTKKDILQYVEDKKSGKVKPAATVIAAPPAAPKAEPVAPAPARMEQPAVKPAIVPDYTGANVEIIEMDRMRKVIAKHMVDSKHTSPHVTSFAEADVTNMVLWREQAKKEFERRENTKLTFTPLFIDCIVRVMKKYPIINSSVDGERIIIKKDLNIGMATALPSGNLIVPVIKNADYLNLVGLSKQVNMLAENARNNKLRPDDTQGGTFTLTNVGTFGSLMGTPIINQPQVAILAVGAIKKRPVVIETPQGDTIGIRHMMYLSLSYDHRIVDGSAGASFLTAVAREFEAWDTERNW